One Ferrimicrobium acidiphilum DSM 19497 genomic window, GAGCGACACACAAGTGAGGTCAAGGTCATCACTGAGCTCCTCCACAAGTTCGACGGCGACGGCTACTTCGACCCCTATCGTCCTAACCTCTTCACCGTCGCCCTCGCGGATAACAATCGGTCCGATCAACTCACTCATCATCCTTACCGCGTCAGCGAAGCGCAGTACATGCCAGATGGCTCTGCGATTGTTTTTCGCTCGCGTCGCGGCGACGACTATGATCGCGGCAGCGACGAAGGGCTCTTCTCGATTGACCTTATCAGTCATGAGATTACTGAACTCGTGTCTCCTGGGGCTCAGGCATTCCTCATCGCCCCAGACGGTTCACTGGTATATAGCTGGGAAGATCCAGCAACTATAGGTTATGACCAACCAAGACTATATACACGCCCGCGCGGAGCGACAGAGGCCCTGCCAGTTGCGGCCACCTTCGAATACCCAATCGGAAACGAGGCCATCAACGACGTCCTAAGCCCTGCGGGAGACACCCTCGTATGGGACAAGCCAGGTGAGAGCCTGTTCGCTTTGATATCCCAGCAAGGGTCGGTGGAGATAGTCCACATCTCATTGGCATCCGACACGGTAGCAAAGATAACCACTGGACACCATGTCATCTCGTCCTTTGCTCGATCCACGACCACCAACGAGCTTTACGCTGTCATCACAACCTCGAGTCAGCCAAGCGAGGTCTACCGCCTCCTCGATGGAGACAAAGAGCAGGTAACCACCATGAATGCTTCCCTTACAAGTGAGGTTAGCTTTATCGCACCTGACTATTTCCAAGCTCAAACTAGCGAAGGACACTCGGTAGATACATGGGTCTACTTACCACCCAAGAGCTACACCGAACCAGTGCCTGGTGTGGTGGAGATTCACGGCGGTCCGATGGCGATGTACGCCCACGCCTTCTTTTTTGAGTTTCAACTGCTAGCAAGTCAAGGGTTCGCGGTCATTGCGTCCAACCCAAGAGGGTCACGAGGCTACGGTGCCTCATTCTGTTCTGCAATCTTCGAGCGATGGGGCGATCGCGATTGGGCCGATATCGAGACCGCCGTCGATGCTGCCTGCGAGCGTCATCCTGAGATCAATCAAGACGCCTTGGGCGTGGGTGGCGGATCCTATGGGGGCTATATGACCGCATGGATCATTGGCCATAGCAACCGTTACAGTGCTGCCGTAGTGGGGCGACCTGTCACCGATTG contains:
- a CDS encoding S9 family peptidase translates to MLITLGSNVSYAGGLEQLPVAGVATLQLSGRATNMRQLQAEDLLNLRSVGDVRTSPTENRLVFVEEWQDAEHNTSCQRIRTVIDGGSPIDLTQGTSDSHPRFRPDGRALAFLRKTDSVAQVWILPLNGGEALCVTHYPGGVDSFSWSPDGQSLAVVGRVKRDGAIGKSDPTLLPLRERHTSEVKVITELLHKFDGDGYFDPYRPNLFTVALADNNRSDQLTHHPYRVSEAQYMPDGSAIVFRSRRGDDYDRGSDEGLFSIDLISHEITELVSPGAQAFLIAPDGSLVYSWEDPATIGYDQPRLYTRPRGATEALPVAATFEYPIGNEAINDVLSPAGDTLVWDKPGESLFALISQQGSVEIVHISLASDTVAKITTGHHVISSFARSTTTNELYAVITTSSQPSEVYRLLDGDKEQVTTMNASLTSEVSFIAPDYFQAQTSEGHSVDTWVYLPPKSYTEPVPGVVEIHGGPMAMYAHAFFFEFQLLASQGFAVIASNPRGSRGYGASFCSAIFERWGDRDWADIETAVDAACERHPEINQDALGVGGGSYGGYMTAWIIGHSNRYSAAVVGRPVTDWVSMVGSSDVGWDEARRAGGKHPWEDDSWYRQQSPLTYVEQVRTPVLIEAQEGDLRCPIEQAMEYYTAIRYLNRVPVRFVRYPDEFHGMSRNGKPWNRIHRLDEILNWYNRFLTTQPL